A stretch of DNA from Syntrophorhabdaceae bacterium:
ATGGTTTCTTGAGGTTGATAACGCTGGGGATAAATATCCGCTTGACGCCTTTGTGGAGGATATTCAGGATATGACCGTGCGCCAGCTTGATCGGAAAACATGTCTCGACAATAATATTCTCCACACCGTCACGAACAGTCTTTTTGTTTGTCGCATCGGACATAACAACAGAGAAACCGAGCTCTGTAAGGAAACCTTTCCAGAACGGGAGGAGTTCATGGCTGTATAAGATCTTCGGTACCCCTATCTGTTCCCCGTCAATCTTCTTATCGTAGACCGAGTTCAGCAACTCTTCGCGAATCTTGAAAAGGTCGGTGGACTCTTTTTTCTCGACCCTCCTCACAACATCGTATTTTTCGCACCTGCTCCCATAATACAGAGGTGTCTCCCTTTCCACGGTGACCTTTTTGATCTCGCAGAGATTTTCACAGCCCTTACACTCAAAGGTCTCGATCTCATATCCCCTCTTGCTTAGATCAAACCCTTTAAACCGGCTCTTTTCCCAGGTCCTCTCCTTCATGGCAAGGATCGCGACGCCTATCGCCCCGGTTACGTCGTGATGGGACGGAACCGTTACCGGTTTCCGGAGGACCTTTTCAAAGGCGGCGATAACCCCCTTGTTGAAGGCTGTGCCGCCCTGAAAAAAGATCCTCTTTCCTATCCGCCTGTCGCCAACGACCTTGTTGAGGTAGTTCTGCACAATCGAATAAGCGAGACCGCTTGCAATGTCTTCAGTCTTCGACCCCCGTTGCTGATGGTGGACCAGGTCGGACTCTATAAAAACCGTGCACCGCTCGCCCATCTTGACCGGTTTCCTAGAGGCCAGGGCGAGGTCGCCGAACTCCTTTTTTATCGAGATACCGAGCCGCTCGGACTGTTCTTCGAGAAAAGAACCCGTACCTGCCGCGCAGGCCTTGTTCATCTCGAAATCGACGATCACCCCGTTATCGATACTAATATATTTTGAATCCTGCCCGCCGATCTCGAATATCGTATCTACCTCTGGATCGATCGCTATTGCCGCTTCCGCCTGGGCAGTGATCTCGTTCCTTACAATGTCGGCGCTGATAAAATCACCGGTGAGGTACCTCCCCGAGCCTGTTGTCCCGGCGCCTATGATCTCGACGATGTCTCCAACCTCTTCGCCGATCTCCAGGAGACCCCTTTTCACCGCCTCAAGCGGCCTCCCCTCTGTCATAAGATAGCGCTTTGCCAACACGTTCTTGTCCTCATCGATGACAACGAGGTTTGTGCTGATGGAACCGACATCAACGCCGAGGTATACTCTTGTTTTGCCCGTGGCCTTTTTCATTGCGTATTGAATGTTGAGGTTCTCCGGGGAGATCGAAAGGGGCTCCAGAGAGGTTTCAGGTTTATCGTTCTTCAAATAATCACTCAATCTTTCCAGACCAATAAATCTCTGTTTCAATGAAGGGTCGTCGAGCACCGCATAGATAGCCCCTATGGCTCCCATGGAGGCAAAGTGTTCCGGAATAAAGAAATCCTCATCATTCCGAAGCGAAAAGACCTCCCGTATAGCCTTTCTCATTCCCGCATTTGACGCAACGCCGCCGGTAAACGCTACGGGACTTTTTA
This window harbors:
- a CDS encoding acyl-CoA dehydratase activase, with amino-acid sequence MHRIGIDIGSVSINLVVMDEKGAIVRDQYIRHKGKPFYVASELLQECAGGYDIDFIATTGTGASLFSSLIGAAFVNEIIAIEKSFSNLYPTTGSVIDIGGEDSKLIIFEAGRKRQNTLRVKDFSMNALCAAGTGSFLDQQASRLCFTIEEFSEVALKSENPPRIAGRCTVFAKSDMIHLQQMATPDYEIVAGLCYALARNFKGNIAKGKDVKSPVAFTGGVASNAGMRKAIREVFSLRNDEDFFIPEHFASMGAIGAIYAVLDDPSLKQRFIGLERLSDYLKNDKPETSLEPLSISPENLNIQYAMKKATGKTRVYLGVDVGSISTNLVVIDEDKNVLAKRYLMTEGRPLEAVKRGLLEIGEEVGDIVEIIGAGTTGSGRYLTGDFISADIVRNEITAQAEAAIAIDPEVDTIFEIGGQDSKYISIDNGVIVDFEMNKACAAGTGSFLEEQSERLGISIKKEFGDLALASRKPVKMGERCTVFIESDLVHHQQRGSKTEDIASGLAYSIVQNYLNKVVGDRRIGKRIFFQGGTAFNKGVIAAFEKVLRKPVTVPSHHDVTGAIGVAILAMKERTWEKSRFKGFDLSKRGYEIETFECKGCENLCEIKKVTVERETPLYYGSRCEKYDVVRRVEKKESTDLFKIREELLNSVYDKKIDGEQIGVPKILYSHELLPFWKGFLTELGFSVVMSDATNKKTVRDGVENIIVETCFPIKLAHGHILNILHKGVKRIFIPSVINLKKP